The sequence below is a genomic window from Pleuronectes platessa chromosome 13, fPlePla1.1, whole genome shotgun sequence.
GCACTTGTTCTGCAAGGAGAAATGTGAAAGCTTCACCCAAGCTTCTGCAGATTAAAGCAATGAGCAGTGAGATGCAACATGGATCCAGATCAACAAActgaaacatcaacacaacgaCCAATGAGAGGACGTCATAGTACCGCCCGTCaggaatgattgacagctgatctctgtgcggagcagaaactttgatcaacaaacatggagacaaaagaagttaaaaatTTAAACatagaatctaaatcactgcttttaatgactcgagtctatttgagtttacagaactcagctgtggatccaGTATAAACactaactccagcatagagaggctgagtgaatgtggtctggactctgtggaggagagtcatggtgtcagaggctctgtagaaggacagaacacctgcactgtgatccaggtacactcctactctggaggacacaggacctgacactggagtctgGATGCTGTTGTAATAAAAGTGATAACCGTTTCCACCACAATataatgaccaagatttatcatttaATCCAAATCTACATTCATGTGAGtgtcctgctctgctgatattcttgtatgCGACTGCTACTTCAACTAATCCTCCTCCCACCTTcatctccacctcccagtaacaacgtccagtcagactctctctactcaggacctgacacctaccagtgaatctgtctgggtgatcagaATAAGACTGATCTTTACTTGTATaatttacttttctgtttccctcagataataacagacgtttgtttgctgtgtttggatccagtgtgatttcctgtgaatatcttaagaagtcagctctggtctctggctctggttgtggcagtaaaacatccacttgagacacaatctgtaaaatctgtgtctctgtctcactcagaatgtcctgtagtcgacctctgacctgggacacagctgctgtcacgtcctcaaagttcctcagaggacggatcctgatgctggatgagtgtgtagatccactgagtggtgacagtgaggggtagttgtgtagaaactggttgtggtcctctgtgtctgagagctgcttcagttcatggtctttcctcttcagctcagtgatctcctgctccagtctctcctgaagctctctgactcgactcacttcagtttcctgctgggatctgatctgctgcttcacatcagagcttcttttctccagcagacggatcagctgagtgaagatctcctcactgtcctccactgctttatcagcagagccattgagggcctcctcctcctgttgaagcagcttcacgtctttctctgtgtcctggactctctgctggattgtttgtctcctcagcccgagctctctctgcctctcagtcctttctgctgcagctgacactgtgtcgtggtctttatgttcctccacagagcagagataacagatacactgctgatcagtgcggcagaacatcttcatcacctcgtcgtgacgagagcagatgttctcctggagcttctccgagggctccaccagcttgtgcttcttcaatggagctgactgaagatgaggctggaggtgtttttcacaataagaggccaaacaatccaaacaggacttgagagctttcagttttctcccagtgcagacatcacaggccacatcttcaggtccagcatagcagtgatcagcaggagcagcttggagtccagtcttcttcagctcctccactaaagcagctaacatggtgttcttcaccaggacaggcctcggtgtgaaggtctctctacactgaggacagctgtagcttccgCTCTCCTCCCCATTGTCCCAGTGGTTGTTTATACATctcttacagtagctgtgtccacagccagtagtcaccggatccttcagtgGATCCAGACAGATCGGACAGCAGAACGTTTCCTGCTCCAGTTGAAATTCTCTCTGCGCCATTTCATTCCTCAGTGACAATGACCAATGACCAATGAGTTCACTGTGTTGGTTTGAGCTccggtctgtgtctctgcagtgaaTGAGGTCTGTCAGCTCTGACATTTCAGCCTTGTTTGTTCCACCCATCTTTGAAATGTACATGTGATGGGAAGAGAATGAGGAAATATTTGGACAGAATAGAACTGGGTGTGTACGAAGACAGAGGCTTATCAAGTTTTTATCAGATTCCAGTAAGAGGAGCAGCACTAAGGTATGAAGTATGAAGAATGTGGATGGTTATCAAGCTTTTTCACAGTCCGGTATGTTTTATTTGCTAAAACATTGAGTAAGTAGAATGGTCCTCAGTAGATCCCCTCCTCATCTGGAACTATGCATTCCCTGGGGAAATTGTTAAAGATATAGAACCGTGAACAAATCAACGAGTCAAACAAACCAACTAATCAACCAACtaaccaataaaccaacaaacaaatcaagtgACTGACCGacagggctgaaaacaaaacatccttAAACTATGATATAGAAGGTTAAAACTAAACTTTAATTCATCTATTAGAACTGCAGTATCGTGTTTTCCTCttaacacaataattcagtGAAGCCTGCCTGAGATTCACGATGTAAAAACTGAAGGTAGCAGCAGTGACGGTGCGTCAATACAGGGCGCTGGGGCGCCGCCCACCCTACAAttttgagatgaaaaaaaaatgacatgtcaaaaaacattatatatcaaataatttaataagaaaTGTACTGTTTTAAAGCGTTAAATGTGTGCCGGAGACCGTAAGCCCCTGTCAAAAACCACTTAAATGTGaccaaatataatatattgccATTCGTTGAATG
It includes:
- the LOC128454467 gene encoding uncharacterized protein LOC128454467; amino-acid sequence: MSELTDLIHCRDTDRSSNQHSELIGHWSLSLRNEMAQREFQLEQETFCCPICLDPLKDPVTTGCGHSYCKRCINNHWDNGEESGSYSCPQCRETFTPRPVLVKNTMLAALVEELKKTGLQAAPADHCYAGPEDVACDVCTGRKLKALKSCLDCLASYCEKHLQPHLQSAPLKKHKLVEPSEKLQENICSRHDEVMKMFCRTDQQCICYLCSVEEHKDHDTVSAAAERTERQRELGLRRQTIQQRVQDTEKDVKLLQQEEEALNGSADKAVEDSEEIFTQLIRLLEKRSSDVKQQIRSQQETEVSRVRELQERLEQEITELKRKDHELKQLSDTEDHNQFLHNYPSLSPLSGSTHSSSIRIRPLRNFEDVTAAVSQVRGRLQDILSETETQILQIVSQVDVLLPQPEPETRADFLRYSQEITLDPNTANKRLLLSEGNRKVNYTSKDQSYSDHPDRFTGRCQVLSRESLTGRCYWEVEMKVGGGLVEVAVAYKNISRAGHSHECRFGLNDKSWSLYCGGNGYHFYYNSIQTPVSGPVSSRVGVYLDHSAGVLSFYRASDTMTLLHRVQTTFTQPLYAGVSVYTGSTAEFCKLNKCNLKTDAPPQEGAFVLETEIQDGEMAQREFQLEQETFCCSICLDLLKDPVTTGCGHSYCKSCINNHWDKGEERGSYSCPQCRETFTPRPVLVKNTMLAALVEELKKTGLQAAPADHCYAGPEDVACDVCTGRKLKALKSCLVCLVSYCEKHLQPHLQSAPLKKHKLVEPSEKLQENICSRHDEVMKMFCRTDQQCICYLCSVEEHKDHDTVSAAAERTERQRELGLRRQTIQQRVQDTEKDLKLLQQEEEALNGSADKAVEDSEEIFTEMIRLLEKRSSDVKQQIRSQQETEVSRVRELQERLEQEITELKRKDHELKQLSDTEDHNQFLHNYPSLSPLSGSTHSSSIRIRPLRDFEDVTAAVSQVRGLLQDILSETETEILQIVSQVDVLLLQPEPETRADFLSYSQEITLDPNTANKYLLLSEGNRKVTCKRKKKSYSNHPDRFTYWPQVLSRESLTGRCYWEVEVERGVYGGVGIAVTYKNISRAGDSPECEFGFNDKSWSLYCYRNSYNFHYNNINTPVSGPVSSRVGVYLDHSAGVLSFYRVSDTMTLLHRVLTTFTQLLYAGVWVYYDGSTAEFCKLK